From a single Miscanthus floridulus cultivar M001 chromosome 8, ASM1932011v1, whole genome shotgun sequence genomic region:
- the LOC136476614 gene encoding uncharacterized protein: protein MAFEELLQLLSKTEAVDAKQDEVMRLFMLATAESLASGELTPGDPEWKAIAARGEALGLEVLAKAAGSVETFTRMAAEFAARPGGEAVAEAHRRLAVSAVALEARAEEYVAFMRGVGALADSGSDSAGRPTARRSRRPNTRYFAPEWSN, encoded by the coding sequence ATGGCGTTCGAGGAGCTGCTGCAGCTGCTGTCGAAGACCGAGGCGGTGGACGCGAAGCAGGACGAGGTGATGCGCCTGTTCATGCTAGCCACGGCCGAGAGCCTCGCGTCGGGGGAGCTCACGCCGGGGGACCCGGAGTGGAAGGCCATCGCAGCGCGCGGGGAGGCGCTCGGGCTCGAGGTGCTCGCCAAGGCGGCGGGATCGGTGGAGACGTTCACGCGGATGGCGGCCGAGTTCGCGGCGAGGCCCGGCGGggaggcggtggcggaggcgcatCGGAGGTTGGCCGTCAGCGCGGTGGCGCTGGAAGCGCGCGCCGAGGAGTACGTCGCCTTCATGCGCGGCGTCGGCGCGCTGGCCGACTCGGGCTCGGACTCAGCTGGGCGGCCCACCGCGAGGAGGTCCAGGAGGCCCAACACTAGATACTTTGCCCCGGAGTGGAGCAACTGA
- the LOC136476616 gene encoding uncharacterized protein, with protein sequence MAFEELLQLLSKTEAVDAKQDEVMRLFMLAAAESLASGELTPGDPEWKAIAARGEALGLEVLAKAAGSVETFTRMAAEFAARPGGEAVAEAHRRLAVSAVALEARAEEYVAFMRGVGALADSGSDSAGRPAARRSRRPNARYFGPEWSN encoded by the coding sequence ATGGCGTTCGAGGAGCTGCTGCAGCTGCTGTCGAAGACCGAGGCGGTGGACGCGAAGCAGGACGAGGTGATGCGCCTGTTCATGCTAGCCGCGGCCGAGAGCCTCGCGTCGGGGGAGCTCACGCCGGGGGACCCGGAGTGGAAGGCCATCGCAGCGCGCGGGGAGGCGCTCGGGCTCGAGGTGCTCGCCAAGGCGGCGGGATCGGTGGAGACGTTCACGCGGATGGCGGCCGAATTCGCGGCGAGGCCCGGCGGggaggcggtggcggaggcgcatCGGAGGTTGGCCGTCAGCGCGGTGGCGCTGGAAGCGCGCGCCGAGGAGTACGTCGCCTTCATGCGCGGCGTCGGCGCGCTGGCCGACTCGGGCTCGGACTCAGCTGGGCGGCCCGCCGCGAGGAGGTCCAGGAGGCCCAACGCTAGATACTTTGGCCCGGAGTGGAGCAACTGA